One window of the Sander lucioperca isolate FBNREF2018 chromosome 5, SLUC_FBN_1.2, whole genome shotgun sequence genome contains the following:
- the LOC116048318 gene encoding uncharacterized protein LOC116048318 isoform X1: MHTVCLGVVRRLLVYLTRGPKLCRLSLRQKNEISQKLNLLRGQMPSEFARQPRGLQELDRWKATEFRQFLLYTGPIVLKNTVSSQLYAHFVTLTVAVSIMLDSDERKRAAYLDFSADLMRHFVSSCPALYGKTFTVYNVHALLHIHEDVSRFRCSLNDICCFPYENYLQQIKRLVRTGQNPLAQVSKRLVEIEHAQGNSTAQPKAKPQMYISSKRRDSCFLLEDESFAFVQERRGDGTVVCDVVKQRHTVDLFDKPCPSNLLNIAYIGNGRRLRRKEVKEKDLGRKVACLPFNNGSVMIPLLHGIEHS, from the coding sequence ATGCATACGGTTTGCTTGGGAGTTGTTAGGCGGCTGTTGGTGTATCTGACTCGAGGCCCAAAACTGTGTAGGCTTTCTCTGAGACAGAAAAATGAAATCTCACAAAAACTAAACCTGCTACGAGGCCAGATGCCCAGTGAGTTTGCACGACAGCCCCGTGGCCTTCAGGAGTTGGACAGGTGGAAAGCCACAGAGTTCCGTCAGTTTCTTCTGTACACGGGACCCATAGTACTAAAAAATACAGTCTCCTCACAGCTGTATGCTCATTTTGTGACATTAACCGTGGCAGTATCCATCATGCTGGACTCAGATGAGAGGAAAAGAGCTGCCTATTTGGATTTTTCTGCTGATCTGATGAGGCACTTTGTGTCTAGCTGCCCTGCACTCTATGGAAAAACATTTACGGTGTACAATGTGCATGCCCTGTTACACATCCATGAAGATGTCTCTCGTTTCAGGTGCTCTTTAAATGACATATGTTGCTTTCCATATGAGAACTATTTGCAGCAGATCAAAAGATTGGTCAGGACTGGCCAAAATCCATTAGCGCAGGTGTCCAAACGCCTGGTCGAAATTGAACATGCCCAGGGGAATTCCACTGCACAGCCTAAAGCAAAGCCCCAAATGTACATTTCATCAAAAAGAAGAGACAGCTGTTTCCTTCTGGAAGATGAGAGCTTTGCTTTTGTtcaagagaggaggggagatgGTACAGTTGTTTGCGATGTGGtaaaacagagacacactgtCGACCTGTTTGACAAACCATGTCCGTCAAACCTCTTGAACATTGCTTACATAGGGAATGGCCGTAGACTTAGAAGAAAAGAAGTCAAGGAAAAAGACCTTGGTCGAAAAGTAGCCTGCCTTCCTTTCAACAATGGCTCTGTCATGATTCCTCTGCTGCATGGCATTGAACATTCATGA
- the LOC116048318 gene encoding uncharacterized protein LOC116048318 isoform X8 has protein sequence MLFVRAVWNENGKEMEGTIPDAWVNVAEKTLRWPKTRAKYCFDNHVAPKEDWETFPLLKVKITSESFHECEDYDQTSHAELCEEDEDEEDLTCLRRLLRRMIKKSGKEWASTDQIVVHPGLRAVTGQLVVQPGLQAVTGQLVVHPGLRAVTGQLVVQPGLRAVTGQLVAHPGLWTATGQLVIRPGPGLWAGTIQAVVFHMKCPVIIGMCQPHSPCQKRNSKK, from the exons ATGCTTTTCGTCAGGGCCGTTTGGAATGAAAATGGGAAGGAAATGGAGGGGACCATCCCTGATGCCTGGGTTAATGTAGCTGAGAAAACCCTTCGATGGCCAAAGACGAGGGCAAAATATTGTTTTGACAACCATGTGGCTCCTAAGGAGGACTGGGAAACTTTCCCATTGTTGAAAGTAAAAATTACCTCAG AAAGTTTCCATGAGTGTGAAGACTACGATCAAACCAGCCATGCTGAACTATGTGAAGAAGATGAAGACGAAGAG gaTCTGACCTGTCTGAGGCGACTGCTGAGGAGGATGATAAAGAAAAGCGGAAAGGAG TGGGCGTCGACAGATCAAATAGTG GTTCACCCAGGTCTGCGGGCCGTGACAGGTCAACTGGTC GTACAGCCAGGTCTGCAGGCCGTGACAGGTCAACTAGTC GTTCACCCAGGTCTGCGGGCCGTGACAGGTCAACTAGTC GTACAGCCAGGTCTGCGGGCCGTGACAGGACAACTAGTC GCACACCCAGGTCTTTGGACCGCGACAGGTCAACTAGTG ATtcgtccaggtccag GTCTGTGGGCCGGGACAATTCAAGCAGTC GTCTTTCACATGAAATGTCCAGTTATAATAGGGATGTGCCAACCACATTCCCCCTGTCAGAAGCGA AATTCCAAAAAATAG
- the LOC116048318 gene encoding uncharacterized protein LOC116048318 isoform X3, whose translation MLFVRAVWNENGKEMEGTIPDAWVNVAEKTLRWPKTRAKYCFDNHVAPKEDWETFPLLKVKITSESFHECEDYDQTSHAELCEEDEDEEDLTCLRRLLRRMIKKSGKEWASTDQIVVHPGLRAVTGQLVVQPGLQAVTGQLVVHPGLRAVTGQLVVQPGLRAVTGQLVAHPGLWTATGQLVFWVPQIRPGPGPGLWAGTVQLVVHPGLWAGTIQAVVFHMKCPVIIGMCQPHSPCQKRNSKK comes from the exons ATGCTTTTCGTCAGGGCCGTTTGGAATGAAAATGGGAAGGAAATGGAGGGGACCATCCCTGATGCCTGGGTTAATGTAGCTGAGAAAACCCTTCGATGGCCAAAGACGAGGGCAAAATATTGTTTTGACAACCATGTGGCTCCTAAGGAGGACTGGGAAACTTTCCCATTGTTGAAAGTAAAAATTACCTCAG AAAGTTTCCATGAGTGTGAAGACTACGATCAAACCAGCCATGCTGAACTATGTGAAGAAGATGAAGACGAAGAG gaTCTGACCTGTCTGAGGCGACTGCTGAGGAGGATGATAAAGAAAAGCGGAAAGGAG TGGGCGTCGACAGATCAAATAGTG GTTCACCCAGGTCTGCGGGCCGTGACAGGTCAACTGGTC GTACAGCCAGGTCTGCAGGCCGTGACAGGTCAACTAGTC GTTCACCCAGGTCTGCGGGCCGTGACAGGTCAACTAGTC GTACAGCCAGGTCTGCGGGCCGTGACAGGACAACTAGTC GCACACCCAGGTCTTTGGACCGCGACAGGTCAACTAGTG TTTTGGGTTCCACAGATtcgtccaggtccaggtccaggtctgTGGGCCGGGACAGTTCAATTAGTT GTTCATCCAGGTCTGTGGGCCGGGACAATTCAAGCAGTC GTCTTTCACATGAAATGTCCAGTTATAATAGGGATGTGCCAACCACATTCCCCCTGTCAGAAGCGA AATTCCAAAAAATAG
- the LOC116048318 gene encoding uncharacterized protein LOC116048318 isoform X9 yields the protein MLFVRAVWNENGKEMEGTIPDAWVNVAEKTLRWPKTRAKYCFDNHVAPKEDWETFPLLKVKITSESFHECEDYDQTSHAELCEEDEDEEDLTCLRRLLRRMIKKSGKEWASTDQIVVHPGLRAVTGQLVVQPGLQAVTGQLVVHPGLRAVTGQLVVQPGLRAVTGQLVAHPGLWTATGQLVVHPGLWAGTIQAVVFHMKCPVIIGMCQPHSPCQKRNSKK from the exons ATGCTTTTCGTCAGGGCCGTTTGGAATGAAAATGGGAAGGAAATGGAGGGGACCATCCCTGATGCCTGGGTTAATGTAGCTGAGAAAACCCTTCGATGGCCAAAGACGAGGGCAAAATATTGTTTTGACAACCATGTGGCTCCTAAGGAGGACTGGGAAACTTTCCCATTGTTGAAAGTAAAAATTACCTCAG AAAGTTTCCATGAGTGTGAAGACTACGATCAAACCAGCCATGCTGAACTATGTGAAGAAGATGAAGACGAAGAG gaTCTGACCTGTCTGAGGCGACTGCTGAGGAGGATGATAAAGAAAAGCGGAAAGGAG TGGGCGTCGACAGATCAAATAGTG GTTCACCCAGGTCTGCGGGCCGTGACAGGTCAACTGGTC GTACAGCCAGGTCTGCAGGCCGTGACAGGTCAACTAGTC GTTCACCCAGGTCTGCGGGCCGTGACAGGTCAACTAGTC GTACAGCCAGGTCTGCGGGCCGTGACAGGACAACTAGTC GCACACCCAGGTCTTTGGACCGCGACAGGTCAACTAGTG GTTCATCCAGGTCTGTGGGCCGGGACAATTCAAGCAGTC GTCTTTCACATGAAATGTCCAGTTATAATAGGGATGTGCCAACCACATTCCCCCTGTCAGAAGCGA AATTCCAAAAAATAG
- the LOC116048318 gene encoding uncharacterized protein LOC116048318 isoform X4, with the protein MLFVRAVWNENGKEMEGTIPDAWVNVAEKTLRWPKTRAKYCFDNHVAPKEDWETFPLLKVKITSESFHECEDYDQTSHAELCEEDEDEEDLTCLRRLLRRMIKKSGKEWASTDQIVVHPGLRAVTGQLVVQPGLQAVTGQLVVHPGLRAVTGQLVVQPGLRAVTGQLVAHPGLWTATGQLVIRPGPGPGLWAGTVQLVVHPGLWAGTIQAVVFHMKCPVIIGMCQPHSPCQKRNSKK; encoded by the exons ATGCTTTTCGTCAGGGCCGTTTGGAATGAAAATGGGAAGGAAATGGAGGGGACCATCCCTGATGCCTGGGTTAATGTAGCTGAGAAAACCCTTCGATGGCCAAAGACGAGGGCAAAATATTGTTTTGACAACCATGTGGCTCCTAAGGAGGACTGGGAAACTTTCCCATTGTTGAAAGTAAAAATTACCTCAG AAAGTTTCCATGAGTGTGAAGACTACGATCAAACCAGCCATGCTGAACTATGTGAAGAAGATGAAGACGAAGAG gaTCTGACCTGTCTGAGGCGACTGCTGAGGAGGATGATAAAGAAAAGCGGAAAGGAG TGGGCGTCGACAGATCAAATAGTG GTTCACCCAGGTCTGCGGGCCGTGACAGGTCAACTGGTC GTACAGCCAGGTCTGCAGGCCGTGACAGGTCAACTAGTC GTTCACCCAGGTCTGCGGGCCGTGACAGGTCAACTAGTC GTACAGCCAGGTCTGCGGGCCGTGACAGGACAACTAGTC GCACACCCAGGTCTTTGGACCGCGACAGGTCAACTAGTG ATtcgtccaggtccaggtccaggtctgTGGGCCGGGACAGTTCAATTAGTT GTTCATCCAGGTCTGTGGGCCGGGACAATTCAAGCAGTC GTCTTTCACATGAAATGTCCAGTTATAATAGGGATGTGCCAACCACATTCCCCCTGTCAGAAGCGA AATTCCAAAAAATAG
- the LOC116048318 gene encoding uncharacterized protein LOC116048318 isoform X5, whose product MLFVRAVWNENGKEMEGTIPDAWVNVAEKTLRWPKTRAKYCFDNHVAPKEDWETFPLLKVKITSESFHECEDYDQTSHAELCEEDEDEEDLTCLRRLLRRMIKKSGKEWASTDQIVVHPGLRAVTGQLVVQPGLQAVTGQLVVQPGLRAVTGQLVAHPGLWTATGQLVFWVPQIRPGPGPGLWAGTVQLVVHPGLWAGTIQAVVFHMKCPVIIGMCQPHSPCQKRNSKK is encoded by the exons ATGCTTTTCGTCAGGGCCGTTTGGAATGAAAATGGGAAGGAAATGGAGGGGACCATCCCTGATGCCTGGGTTAATGTAGCTGAGAAAACCCTTCGATGGCCAAAGACGAGGGCAAAATATTGTTTTGACAACCATGTGGCTCCTAAGGAGGACTGGGAAACTTTCCCATTGTTGAAAGTAAAAATTACCTCAG AAAGTTTCCATGAGTGTGAAGACTACGATCAAACCAGCCATGCTGAACTATGTGAAGAAGATGAAGACGAAGAG gaTCTGACCTGTCTGAGGCGACTGCTGAGGAGGATGATAAAGAAAAGCGGAAAGGAG TGGGCGTCGACAGATCAAATAGTG GTTCACCCAGGTCTGCGGGCCGTGACAGGTCAACTGGTC GTACAGCCAGGTCTGCAGGCCGTGACAGGTCAACTAGTC GTACAGCCAGGTCTGCGGGCCGTGACAGGACAACTAGTC GCACACCCAGGTCTTTGGACCGCGACAGGTCAACTAGTG TTTTGGGTTCCACAGATtcgtccaggtccaggtccaggtctgTGGGCCGGGACAGTTCAATTAGTT GTTCATCCAGGTCTGTGGGCCGGGACAATTCAAGCAGTC GTCTTTCACATGAAATGTCCAGTTATAATAGGGATGTGCCAACCACATTCCCCCTGTCAGAAGCGA AATTCCAAAAAATAG
- the LOC116048318 gene encoding uncharacterized protein LOC116048318 isoform X6, with protein MLFVRAVWNENGKEMEGTIPDAWVNVAEKTLRWPKTRAKYCFDNHVAPKEDWETFPLLKVKITSESFHECEDYDQTSHAELCEEDEDEEDLTCLRRLLRRMIKKSGKEWASTDQIVVHPGLRAVTGQLVVHPGLRAVTGQLVVQPGLRAVTGQLVAHPGLWTATGQLVFWVPQIRPGPGPGLWAGTVQLVVHPGLWAGTIQAVVFHMKCPVIIGMCQPHSPCQKRNSKK; from the exons ATGCTTTTCGTCAGGGCCGTTTGGAATGAAAATGGGAAGGAAATGGAGGGGACCATCCCTGATGCCTGGGTTAATGTAGCTGAGAAAACCCTTCGATGGCCAAAGACGAGGGCAAAATATTGTTTTGACAACCATGTGGCTCCTAAGGAGGACTGGGAAACTTTCCCATTGTTGAAAGTAAAAATTACCTCAG AAAGTTTCCATGAGTGTGAAGACTACGATCAAACCAGCCATGCTGAACTATGTGAAGAAGATGAAGACGAAGAG gaTCTGACCTGTCTGAGGCGACTGCTGAGGAGGATGATAAAGAAAAGCGGAAAGGAG TGGGCGTCGACAGATCAAATAGTG GTTCACCCAGGTCTGCGGGCCGTGACAGGTCAACTGGTC GTTCACCCAGGTCTGCGGGCCGTGACAGGTCAACTAGTC GTACAGCCAGGTCTGCGGGCCGTGACAGGACAACTAGTC GCACACCCAGGTCTTTGGACCGCGACAGGTCAACTAGTG TTTTGGGTTCCACAGATtcgtccaggtccaggtccaggtctgTGGGCCGGGACAGTTCAATTAGTT GTTCATCCAGGTCTGTGGGCCGGGACAATTCAAGCAGTC GTCTTTCACATGAAATGTCCAGTTATAATAGGGATGTGCCAACCACATTCCCCCTGTCAGAAGCGA AATTCCAAAAAATAG
- the LOC116048318 gene encoding uncharacterized protein LOC116048318 isoform X10 has product MLFVRAVWNENGKEMEGTIPDAWVNVAEKTLRWPKTRAKYCFDNHVAPKEDWETFPLLKVKITSESFHECEDYDQTSHAELCEEDEDEEDLTCLRRLLRRMIKKSGKEWASTDQIVVHPGLRAVTGQLVVQPGLQAVTGQLVVQPGLRAVTGQLVAHPGLWTATGQLVVHPGLWAGTIQAVVFHMKCPVIIGMCQPHSPCQKRNSKK; this is encoded by the exons ATGCTTTTCGTCAGGGCCGTTTGGAATGAAAATGGGAAGGAAATGGAGGGGACCATCCCTGATGCCTGGGTTAATGTAGCTGAGAAAACCCTTCGATGGCCAAAGACGAGGGCAAAATATTGTTTTGACAACCATGTGGCTCCTAAGGAGGACTGGGAAACTTTCCCATTGTTGAAAGTAAAAATTACCTCAG AAAGTTTCCATGAGTGTGAAGACTACGATCAAACCAGCCATGCTGAACTATGTGAAGAAGATGAAGACGAAGAG gaTCTGACCTGTCTGAGGCGACTGCTGAGGAGGATGATAAAGAAAAGCGGAAAGGAG TGGGCGTCGACAGATCAAATAGTG GTTCACCCAGGTCTGCGGGCCGTGACAGGTCAACTGGTC GTACAGCCAGGTCTGCAGGCCGTGACAGGTCAACTAGTC GTACAGCCAGGTCTGCGGGCCGTGACAGGACAACTAGTC GCACACCCAGGTCTTTGGACCGCGACAGGTCAACTAGTG GTTCATCCAGGTCTGTGGGCCGGGACAATTCAAGCAGTC GTCTTTCACATGAAATGTCCAGTTATAATAGGGATGTGCCAACCACATTCCCCCTGTCAGAAGCGA AATTCCAAAAAATAG
- the LOC116048318 gene encoding uncharacterized protein LOC116048318 isoform X2, which yields MLFVRAVWNENGKEMEGTIPDAWVNVAEKTLRWPKTRAKYCFDNHVAPKEDWETFPLLKVKITSESFHECEDYDQTSHAELCEEDEDEEVVVKRRMKKTKQFDDFVEDSSPIIPVFPTPPIKLKNVGVDRSNSGSPRSAGRDRSTGRTARSAGRDRSTSRSPRSAGRDRSTSRTARSAGRDRTTSRTPRSLDRDRSTSVLGSTDSSRSRSRSVGRDSSISCSSRSVGRDNSSSREYCQLHLACLIEYQISMNNTIHTG from the exons ATGCTTTTCGTCAGGGCCGTTTGGAATGAAAATGGGAAGGAAATGGAGGGGACCATCCCTGATGCCTGGGTTAATGTAGCTGAGAAAACCCTTCGATGGCCAAAGACGAGGGCAAAATATTGTTTTGACAACCATGTGGCTCCTAAGGAGGACTGGGAAACTTTCCCATTGTTGAAAGTAAAAATTACCTCAG AAAGTTTCCATGAGTGTGAAGACTACGATCAAACCAGCCATGCTGAACTATGTGAAGAAGATGAAGACGAAGAGGTTGTAGTCAAAAGAaggatgaaaaaaacaaaacagtttgaCGATTTTGTTGAAG ATTCCAGTCCAATAATTCCAGTATTTCCCACCCCACCAATCAAGTTAAAGAATG TGGGCGTCGACAGATCAAATAGTG GTTCACCCAGGTCTGCGGGCCGTGACAGGTCAACTGGTC GTACAGCCAGGTCTGCAGGCCGTGACAGGTCAACTAGTC GTTCACCCAGGTCTGCGGGCCGTGACAGGTCAACTAGTC GTACAGCCAGGTCTGCGGGCCGTGACAGGACAACTAGTC GCACACCCAGGTCTTTGGACCGCGACAGGTCAACTAGTG TTTTGGGTTCCACAGATtcgtccaggtccaggtccaggtctgTGGGCCGGGACAGTTCAATTAGTT GTTCATCCAGGTCTGTGGGCCGGGACAATTCAAGCAGTCGTGAGTATTGCCAGTTACATTTGGCTTGTCTTATTGAATATCAAATTAGCATGAATAATACTATTCATACTGGATAA
- the LOC116048318 gene encoding uncharacterized protein LOC116048318 isoform X7: MLFVRAVWNENGKEMEGTIPDAWVNVAEKTLRWPKTRAKYCFDNHVAPKEDWETFPLLKVKITSESFHECEDYDQTSHAELCEEDEDEEDLTCLRRLLRRMIKKSGKEWASTDQIVVHPGLRAVTGQLVVQPGLQAVTGQLVVHPGLRAVTGQLVVQPGLRAVTGQLVAHPGLWTATGQLVFWVPQIRPGPGLWAGTIQAVVFHMKCPVIIGMCQPHSPCQKRNSKK; this comes from the exons ATGCTTTTCGTCAGGGCCGTTTGGAATGAAAATGGGAAGGAAATGGAGGGGACCATCCCTGATGCCTGGGTTAATGTAGCTGAGAAAACCCTTCGATGGCCAAAGACGAGGGCAAAATATTGTTTTGACAACCATGTGGCTCCTAAGGAGGACTGGGAAACTTTCCCATTGTTGAAAGTAAAAATTACCTCAG AAAGTTTCCATGAGTGTGAAGACTACGATCAAACCAGCCATGCTGAACTATGTGAAGAAGATGAAGACGAAGAG gaTCTGACCTGTCTGAGGCGACTGCTGAGGAGGATGATAAAGAAAAGCGGAAAGGAG TGGGCGTCGACAGATCAAATAGTG GTTCACCCAGGTCTGCGGGCCGTGACAGGTCAACTGGTC GTACAGCCAGGTCTGCAGGCCGTGACAGGTCAACTAGTC GTTCACCCAGGTCTGCGGGCCGTGACAGGTCAACTAGTC GTACAGCCAGGTCTGCGGGCCGTGACAGGACAACTAGTC GCACACCCAGGTCTTTGGACCGCGACAGGTCAACTAGTG TTTTGGGTTCCACAGATtcgtccaggtccag GTCTGTGGGCCGGGACAATTCAAGCAGTC GTCTTTCACATGAAATGTCCAGTTATAATAGGGATGTGCCAACCACATTCCCCCTGTCAGAAGCGA AATTCCAAAAAATAG